One Oncorhynchus mykiss isolate Arlee chromosome 9, USDA_OmykA_1.1, whole genome shotgun sequence genomic window, cattgaaaataagaatttgttcttaactgacttgcctagtaaaataaaataataatttttaaaaaagtaCAGCTCTGAAATAAAAGGGATATTCAACTCAGGGCTCTATCTGTTCTCTGGAAAATGATATGCAACTCCGTAGGTTAGTTCCATTCTGCTAGTGCTTCGTGGAATGATGAattcattattttccagagaactcATAGCCCCTTATTGATTATCCCTTACTTGGGTCATACAGTAGTTTGACCTGCATTCAGGGTTGTCGGAGAATGATCCACAGGGTTGTTTAAAAATTCTATAGGAATTGAAGGGATTTGATTATCTGTCCCGGGTTACCCCGGTGTGAGGAGTTGGAAGTGGGGAAAAAGTGATTGCATTTGTTTTGGAAATGCCTCCTGGGTGTGACCCAGTGCCCGTTCAAAGCCCATGGCAAAAATGATGTAGCCTAGGCTAGATTAAGAAtgtggagtaatgagtaggattctgtgCTTTCACAAACAAAAGTGATCGATTTTGATAAATTGCTTTAATTGCCTATCCAAATGAAAACGTGAACATATATTGTATGGAAAATAGATGTACCacgatgcaccatgctgccttaTTGACAACATGACCGAGTAGCGCAGTCCTCACTCACCGGTTTTGCCCATTCACTTCACAGGCCATAAACCGGTGCACTCCGACTCGGATTACGAGAACTCAGTAATAGAGCCCTACAGTGGTGGTGTCATAATACTGTAAAACGGTTCTAATAGTTTTTCTttaccatttatttattttagaaacacttcaaataagggatGTGTTTCgcgtaggcttaccctggtgtgacgtttTAAATCTCTCTCGGCCAAGTGAACTTTTAGCAATATAttcagctctatttactctcagattcgaaaatgctaattagcattaaaGTCCCTGCAAGCTCTTGCACGTCATCTCTAGTGGACACCTTTACTAACAGGTAtggtgtcaatttaaaacttgcacaggACAATTCACATaattgtcaatttaaagaaatgtagtaAATTTATTCATTACTATATTTTagataacattagatagttaatccagagattcttacctttgcctcgattctgcAGTCTCAtgcagatcatcatggcatttgtagttattttcgatagccacattagcagctaattagggTTTCATTTCGGGGTGTAAATAGAGCCAAATATATTGTCCAAAAGTCaacttgtcctagagagattcaCACgtttatcaaaacgtcacgccaggggaAATCGACATGAAACACAGcacttattttaagtgtttctaaaatccactATGAGAACAATGTATGCTGggaaaacaattggaaccatttccttgtatgaccgctaggttttatggataatatgactcatactgtggtactctattgcGCTGGGGCAGCGCTACCCAACTTCGTCATTCAACTCATCaggggcttgatgattagttcaCCAGTTTAGtcaggtgtgcttgtctgggGTTACTATACAAATGTAATAAAAACACATGCAACAACTGTAGTTTACACATTTTCTGTGGAATGGGAGTTGCATAGCCTGGTTGTTAACATGTCATTCCTTACTCCACGCAATGAAGGCAAAATCAAGTCGAggtggtcgtcactagttaccacagccataaAGTCATAGACCCCGCCCATTTCTACAATTGTATCTTTTtttaatgtgattttaaacctaaccttgctccacactgctaaccttatgcttaaccctaaccttaaattgctgattttttttgttttcaaatgtaacggatgtgaaatggctagctagttagcggtggtgcgcgctaatagcgtttcaatcggggacatcacttgctctgagaccttgaagtagtggttccccttgctctgcaaggacaGCGGCTTcgcagcatcatcagactgagcttgttgtcattgcaggcaatctcaacgctgtgcattacagggaagacatcctcctccctcaagtggtacccttcctgcaggctcaacctgacatgacaataccaccagccatactgctcgttctgtgtgtgatttcctgcaagacaggaatgtccgtgttctgccatggccagcgaagagcccggatctcaatcccattgagcacgtctgggacctgttggatcggagggtaagggctagggccattcccccctcagaaatgtccgggaacttgcaggtgccttggtgcaAGAGTTTGTTAAGTTTGCTTAAAATAAACacagaggacgtttctttttttgctgagtttacatgtcGACAAACAGTGGTTTAGGCTGATCTGGGAGAATCCATCCTTCACCGGGAGTCAACTGTATATCATTACTCTATACAATATTAAATCAATATCACGAATGAGCAGCATTAGGTGAAATCTGTTGAGATTGAGTGAGGTTTATTAAGGTAACCTTTTCTGGAATTGTATTTTATGTATCAATAATATCAGACGTTATGAGAGAAATTACTAAACAAATGGCCAGGAATTCCTATTTTGTAATTACGTGAAAACATCAACAGACTTCGATCAGCAGACTTGTGACTATGTACCCTTTGATCACACACCTATTCATTTGGACCCCAAAGTAAGAATGATCCAGATTTGCTTTGCTTTCCTAAGTGTGTTGCCCACATCCTGCCTGTTATTCCCATCTTCTGACAGAACATCTTTATCCTCATTTTCTTTAGTCTTTCAGTTTTTATTACTGTTTTCTTCCATTGTGGACTTTATCCACATGCCTCAGAAGATTTGTTTTATGAGTGAAACTTTTGCCACAGATTGAGCAGCCATGTTGTTTCTCTCCTTTGTGAATCTGTATATGTTCGGCTAGGGTGCCCTTGTTTCTGAAGCTTTTATCGCAGTCCTCACAGCTAAATGGATTCACTCCTGTGTGAGTCCGTATATGAAAGTTTAGGTGACCCTTCTgattgaagcttttcccacagtcaccacagctaaatggttttATTCCTGTGTGAGTCAATATGTGCAAGTTCAGGTGACCCTTCTgattgaagcttttcccacagtcaccacagctaaatggtttctctcctgtgtgagtcagttTATGTCTGGTTAGGAGCCAGTGGCAATTGAATTttttcccacagtcaccacaactaaaaggtttctctcctgtatgaGTCAGTATGTGCCTCCCTAGGTCTCCCTTCTGACTGAAGCTTTTCCCACAAtcaccacagctaaatggtttctctccagtgtgagtCAGTTTATGCCTGGTTAGGTCCTTCTTGATACTGAAGCTTTTGCCACAGTCATGGCAGCTATGAGTTGTTTTAGAACAGGTGCTGTGTTTGGAATGGTGTTTTCTCAATGGTGGACTGGGATCCAATGGTGGACTGGGATCTAATGGTGGACTGGGATCTAATGGTGGGCTACTGTCAAGTCCTACTGGGTCACTGCTTACAGCTGAACTGTGGCTGAAGGCATTGTTTTGATTATCTGGAGGGTCACAGGGAATGTTGAGACCTTTTAAGTGGGTCACAGTAACAAAAAGTTTGGGATCCACTGGtttagagtctctctctctgttttcctcaGTCTTAGTTTGGGGAAGAGTCAAGGACTGAAGTGGGTCCTCCTGATCACATTCACTTTTCACACAGGAAGGAGTGAATTTGAACTCTATGATATCAGGCTCAAGACCttgaagctgctcttcctcctgactggtcctgacttcctcctgttcctctttaatctgtTTAGTCTCTGGGTCCTTCTGGCCCAGACTGGGGCTCCACTCCTGCTCACAATGCTGCTGCTCAGGGGAAACCTCCTCTTCAGAGGCAGAGAGCTGCAGGGAgtctggagggaaggagaggaggagcagaggttacctatacagcctggatacagaggtcaCCTATACACTCTTTAGACATGCCTGAGTGCACAataacatttcacatttttagcTCATGGAAACTCGAAAaggaacacaaaaaaaacattgtctCAAAGCCGTGTGACACAAAAACCTCTTTGTAAATCGGTTTTAAAACAGATAAACAGTAAACCTATCTTTTGTATTTGTAAAGTTATTTTTGGATGATAATTAAGTTGAGGGTTCAAGGTTTACAAAACTGTAATCACAAGTGTTTCTAGATAAAAACGTTTAACACTTAACCAAATCGTCATCCTGAGCTTTATCAAAAGGGACGTTGAATAGATCGGAACATCTTTCAGAGTTCAGATAGAATATTACTCAACAGATTTGTGACACTGCTG contains:
- the LOC110531370 gene encoding zinc finger protein 37-like, whose amino-acid sequence is MLRRTPEIQLCRIDSLQLSVSEEEVPPEQQHCEQEWSPSLGQKDPETKQIKEEQEEVRTSQEGEQLQGLLDTKDSIFTPSCVKSECGLENPCQEVILAEHPTLSPLKVSKLQSFCVFLNECLTASAAMEISGAVEKTVVEYQEENDRLRRLLRITPEIQLCRIDSLQLSASEEEVSPEQQHCEQEWSPSLGQKDPETKQIKEEQEEVRTSQEEEQLQGLEPDIIEFKFTPSCVKSECDQEDPLQSLTLPQTKTEENRERDSKPVDPKLFVTVTHLKGLNIPCDPPDNQNNAFSHSSAVSSDPVGLDSSPPLDPSPPLDPSPPLDPSPPLRKHHSKHSTCSKTTHSCHDCGKSFSIKKDLTRHKLTHTGEKPFSCGDCGKSFSQKGDLGRHILTHTGEKPFSCGDCGKKFNCHWLLTRHKLTHTGEKPFSCGDCGKSFNQKGHLNLHILTHTGIKPFSCGDCGKSFNQKGHLNFHIRTHTGVNPFSCEDCDKSFRNKGTLAEHIQIHKGEKQHGCSICGKSFTHKTNLLRHVDKVHNGRKQ